GATGGTGGCCACATTTGTCAGTTTGCGTGCCGACGGTGCGGAGTCCTTTTGGAGCAGTCCGCCACGGTTGCCCGCAGTGGTGGCCGCGAAAGTCCCTGCACCACGGTTTCCAGCAGCGGTACCCGCGATTCCGCCAGCAGCACCCGTAGCTCCGGTAGTAGCACTGTTGCGCGCACTGATTAGGGAATTCATCAATCCACTTCCGCGCTGTGCAGTGCTATTCGAGGTGTTTGGCAAGGCAGAACCAGTTACCCCGACACCCAAGCCGGTTCCCATCCCGCGACCCGCTGTTGGTGCTGGCATACGACTGGGGCTCGAAGTCAGAACTCCCGAGGCTGGTGGGCGGGAGCTTGCGTTTCCAGAAGACGGCAGGGGCGGGATATTGCCCGCTGGTGTGAGCCCCGGAGTGCGTCCTGCACCGAGGGAGCCAGCCGGTCGGTTGCCGTGAACTCCGTAAGGTGAAGATGCTTGCGGTGATGTGCGTTGAAGTGGGGCGCTCGCGCCCGAAGGAGCGACCATGGCTGGATTCGCCGCGTTCGATTGAGCCATGCCTGATGTACCGGTCGGGGAAGTTGGCGAGATTGTGGAGCTCGTTGGGCTGCTAGGTGATGCGGGGTGCACAGGGGTAGCAGACGGATTAGTAGGGTTCGACAAAGTCGAAGTGCTCGGTTGAGCCTGCGAAGGAGCGGGAGCACTCGCGGCTGTGGATTGTGGTGTTGGAGAATCCGGAACAGTTGAGGTGGCGCCAACTGGTGCGCTGGCGGCCTGCATGCTTCCAGTCATCCCCGCAGGCGAAAGACCGAACTGACTAGTTCCAGAACGCCCGGCGACTGTGGCCCCAACGGAAACCTCGGCAGTCACACCACTTCCGGCATCGGCAGAAACCAGGTTAGGAATTCGAGGAATAGCGGTCTGTAGCTGTGCGGTATACGGGCCAGAGAGAAAGGCTGCTACCTCGGCCTGTTCAAAAGCCTTTTGCGCGCCAGGGTTTGGGAGTGCCTTGGACTCGGCCTCAATCGCAGATAGTGCATTGACGGCCATTGCCTTAACGGACGGCAAAACGGCAAGGTGTCCGGCCATGACCTCAGATGCGGTGGCGATGCTGGTTGCGCGTGCGGCCAGACCTTTCATTGTTGAGTCAGCAGCAGAGAAGACAGCACCGCTGTTGCTCGACACCAAGCCGGATGAGATGGAGGTTAGATTGCTGGCCAACGTGGTCATAGTTTCGGCGAAGTTGTTCCAGTAGGCGATTGCCTCGGCTACGGCACCGTCGTTTGTCGAGGAAAACATGGATAGTAGGGACTTCGCATCAAGACCGAGTTCCGCAGAAAGTGTGACTGGCGCGAAAGTGAGACTTCCAGCTTCAAACATTGGCCGACGCTGAAATACACCGCTTGTTCGCGCTACTTCGGCAATGGAAGCACCGTCACCATTGAACGGGTTAATGCTTCGAAGGATCCGATTCATGGTGGATTCGTGCTCAGTAATCACGCGACGGAAGTCAGCGAGATTTGTTTGCGCCCACGTGAGCTGTTTGCCCAGAGATAATCCGACGGCGGCAGAGCTTCCCGTACTGCCGGAAATTGCGAGACTGTGTTCTGTCGCCACCAGCTGGAGTGACGGAACCTGTGAGTAGCCGGCCAAGTTGGGCTGCATAAATCTGGAACCGCTTGCTAGAACATTCGTAATACTGAACTTCTGGATTGCAGAGTCGATTGTTGGAATTACGGCATGCATCATGATTCTTCCCCCAAGTAATCAATTAACAGCTCATTTACGGGAGCACACAGTTGGTGCTGTGGGTCAGGGCTATCTTGTCCGGTTGTGTCGATAACGAATCCGAGGGCCCCTTGCTCTGTTTCGACAGAAGCAATACAGGCGGAACTTCCTAGCGGTTCTGTTTGAGTGAATGTCACCCAATTGAAAATCCCTTTGTGATGAGCCAAAGGCTCGGCACTGTAGCGTTCGAGTTGTGAATGAGCGACCGCAGCATGCCAGATGCTCAGCAGGCCGGAAGCGTCGGATTCGATAACGCAGCCGATCTGTTTATTACCTTCGATTCGGCCCTCCATGTACGTCTGCTCCCGGAACCCCAGCCTGTCTAAGCGCCCCATAATCTCAGGGTCGTCACACGGATTGGTCAGGACGAATTCGGGTGCGTCGTAGTTGTAGTGCCCATCGGGACCAAGTGGAGCATCACCGGGCTTCGGCGGATTGTTGGGTGGAAGCACACCCGCGGGTAACGTCACGCCCGAGTCAGTAGTGATGGTTGTCGCATTGTCGCCGACAGGTTGAACGTCCTCGCCGGATGCCTCGGTCGATGCGCAACTAGTCCCCGTTACTCCCCATAGAAGTGCTGACACTAGGGCGGCAGTAGTCGCCTTTTTCAATTTTCCCTCCCCAAAGAATTTGTGTGAGAAAGATATAACACTGCGATCACACTCGCGCTTGCTGAGAAGCCGAAAAATAGAGCGACTGTGGATAACTTTTTAGGGGTGTGGACAACGCGGTCGATGCGCAGAACCACGCCTCTGCACAGCCGCAACCTGCACCTTTAGAGTGTGTTCTCCGTGCCGTCGTTAAGCGTTGGCGGCAAACGTGGGTGTAATGACCGAAGTAATCCGAACGATTGGTTAGACTATGAGGCGCATTACAAAACCACGGGAGTGCCAACCGAAATTCCGGCACTGAGAGGACGCTAGGGATCGAGCGTCGACCGGACGAACCTGAATCTGGGTAATACCAGCGTAGGAAAGGGATGTGTTGCTTCATGGCCGCACGTGTATCTGTATCCGCTCCGCCGAAAGAGGGCGAGGTTACAACTGGCCCGATTTACCGCAGCAACAAGCATTACGACGAGGTTGCGTTCAGCAACGATTTCGGTGAGGCGAACCTGCGGATTCCAGTTCGTCGGATCAATCTGACGGACGGTACTCACTTCGATGCGTACGACACCTCGGGTATCTACACCGAGGAAAACCCGGAGCTGAACCTGAAGGAGGGTTTGGCTAAGACTCGTGACTCGTGGCCGAAGGCTCCGGCGGTGCCAGCGGTTGCGGGTTCTGAGGAGGCTCCGAAGGTCAAGACCCAGCTGGCTTGGGCGCGCGCGGGAATTGTCACTCCGGAGATGGCTTTCATTGCTGCTCGTGAAGATGTGGATCCGGAAGTTGTGCGCGAAGAGGTCGCTGCGGGTCGTGCCGTGATTCCGGCGAACCACAAGCACCCGGAGACTGAGCCGATGATTATCGGCAAGCGTTTTGCCACCAAGATCAACGCAAATATCGGCAACTCGGCCGTGACTTCGTCCATCTCTGAAGAGGTGGAGAAGATGGTGTGGGCAACCCGTTGGGGCGCGGACACGATCATGGACCTGTCCACTGGTAAGGACATTCACGAAACCCGTGAGTGGATTCTGCGTAACTCCCCGGTGCCGGTTGGTACGGTGCCGATTTACCAGGCGCTGGAGAAGGTCAAGGGTGACCCGGCCAAGCTGACCTGGGAAATCTACCGCGAAACCATCATTGAGCAGTGTGAACAGGGCGTGGATTACATGACCGTTCACGCGGGTGTGCTGCTGCGCTACGTGCCGCTGGCCGCCAATCGCGTGACGGGCATTGTTTCCCGCGGTGGCTCAATCATGGCCGCATGGTGCCTCGCGCATCACCAGGAGAGCTTCCTCTACACGCGCTTCGCTGAGCTGTGCGACATTCTGGCGCAGTACGATGTCACGTTCTCCCTCGGTGACGGCCTGCGTCCGGGCTCCATTGCCGACGCTAACGATGAGGCTCAGCTGGCTGAGCTGCGCACCCTCGGTGAGCTGACCAAGATTGCCAAGTCCCGCGGCTGCCAGGTCATGATCGAAGGTCCAGGCCACGTTCCGATGCACAAGATCGCCGACAACGTGAAGTGGGAAGAGGAGTGGTGTGAGGAAGCTCCGTTCTACACCCTCGGCCCGCTGGCAACCGATATCGCGCCGGGCTATGACCACATCACCTCGGCTATCGGTGCGGCCATCATTGCGCAGGCTGGCACCGCCATGCTTTGCTACGTCACGCCGAAGGAGCACCTGGGTCTGCCGAACCGCGACGACGTCAAGGTCGGCGTGATTACTTACAAGATTTCTGCGCACGCCGCTGACCTGGCAAAGGGCCTGCCACGCGCTCAGGAGCGTGACGACGCGTTGTCGAAGGCCCGCTTCGAATTCCGTTGGCATGACCAGTTTGCACTGGCTCTGGATCCGGACACTGCGCTGGATTACCACGATGAGACCCTGCCTGCAGAGCCGGCAAAGACCGCGCATTTCTGTTCCATGTGTGGTCCGAAGTTCTGCTCCATGCGTATTTCCAAGGACGTACAGGACTACGCGAAGGAACACGGCCTGGACTCCGTTGAAGCGATCGAGGCCGGCATGGCTGAGAAGTCCCAGGAGTTCGCTGATCAGGGCAGCCGCGTCTACCTGCCGATTACCGCGGAGTAGTTGGTTGTCTTAGAAGATGCTGAAGTAAGCCGCGGTCTAGCTCTATTGGGCTTGGCCGCGGTTTTCTTTTGATCTCACCTATTTCTGCCGGCCTCAGTGTTGAGCCTCAAATGGGGGTGGGTAAGGCACGCCTTAATTAAGGGATTAGGGAACCCTAACTAGTGGGATGTACATTGCTTATATGCACAGCCTGAGATTCCTGACTTTCGATAATTCCCACCGCCATCTCGCAGGTGCTCGCAACACTCGCAACACTCGCCGTTCATTCAGCTCTGAATCATCCACGGTTGGAGAAGACGTGCGTCGACCGGTGGGGCGGAGTGCGCGCAGAGCTGCTACTGCGGTTTCGCTGTCCGGCGCCATGGTCCTTTCGGCGTTTGTGTCTCCGGCAATGGCTGACACTGCGAAGCCAATCGTGCCGGACAATTTTCCCAATGTGATTAATCCAGCGGAGAACTTCCAGCCGCAGGATTCGCAGTATGCCGAATCTCCGGAAGTTACCGTTACTTTTGAGGACGGCACACCAGCTGAAGGTGCCACGGTTCATCGCGGCGATGTTCTTATTGTTCGCGGCAGTGGTTTCAATCCGTCGGCCAACCGTGGTGGTTACCCGCTGCCAATTCCTCCGGGTGTGCCCAATGGTGTTTACGTTCTCTACAGTGCGTTCCCGGACTCGTGGAAGCCGAGTGAAGGTGCTCCGTCCTCGTCGCGGAAACATCCGCACGACAACATTGCCTGGGTCACGCCGGCTGGAACTCTCGAGGCGATACCGAACCAGGGCGTCGATATGCGGCGTTCTATCGCTCGTCAGGCTACCCCGATGACAGATGACGGCAGTTTTGAAGCCCGCATTGTTGTTGACCCGCCAGAGACCCCAGCTGGTGATAACTGGGGTATTTACGTCTATCCGGCAGCCGGCTCTATTAATGAGGCCGAGGAAATCTATATTCCGTTGAATTATTCGGATGCTCCGGGCAAGAATGCCCCGGCTCCCTCCAGCGAGGATTTAGTAATTTCTGTATCTGCGCTGGAGAAGGTATTCGGCGCACTGGGTGGCGGAGTCACTGCTAAGAACGGTGCTCTAGAGCCTGAGGACGGTGTTGTCTCATTCACCCGCGACAATGACAACAGCGATGCCGAAGGGGAGAGCTACCGCGGAGAAGTTCACTTCACCGCGAAGTTCAGTCTGGTTCATGTGGTCGTTCGTAATCCGCGCATTGAGGACGGCCCGACTGGAAAGATTATTACGGCAGAGGTCTCGCAGGGCTACGATGTCGGTCCGGATGAGATGGAGCGTATGCCCATAGCCGCTGTTGTCAACAGTGATGGCGATCAGCTGATCACGACCATCGGCACTATCTCGCAGTTCCGGTAGTCCCTCCGGTCATCATGGCCGCCAATTGTTGTCCACCTGGCACTTCGTTCAAAGTAAGCCGTCATACCTTGCGGGTTCTTGTGGGGTTGTAACCACTGCCGTATTGGAATCACTACATTAGATAGAGGCGCTTACCAGCGATGAGGAGGAACGTGGGACGGCATAGTCGGGCAGAAGGACCGGTGTCACAGGATGGGGCATCGTCACAGGTTGCGGAGTCGCAACGTGCTGTTGCGGAGTCTCCGTCGCGGGCCTCGCGAAAAATATGGGTTCGCAAACCCAATCAGGCCCCTGCGCTGACGCAATCGCCTGTGATGAGCTGGCCTCTTATGCTGGTCTCGCTGCTCGGTGGTCTTGCCTCGCTGCTGGCCTGGAATGGCCGCACCCAGCCGGACGATTGGGCGTCGCTCTGGGTGGGCGGGCTACTGATGGACAGGGGACTTGAGTCCCATCTCTATGATGCCGATCCAATCGATTTCACCGCCATGAGCGGAGAGGTCTGGCCACGCCTGGCGCAGGAAGTGTCTGCGCCATTTACGCATCCCTTTGTGCAAAACCCTTTGTTTGCAAAGGCTCTGGGAGCGATATCCCACGTCATGAGCTTTGAAACCTCGGTTGCTTGGTTGCTGTTTCTTTCCGGAATGGCCGTTGTGGTCCTGGTCGCAGCTTCCTACCACCTGTGGTTTCGGTCGACCATGCCCTGGGGTATCGCAGCGCTGGTTACCGCATGCGTATTCGCCCTGCCGACCACTCTTAATTCGTTCTGGATTGGTCAGACGACACCGCTGATTGTCGCGGGCGTCGCCTATGGGCTTGCCGCCTCGCGCACTCGTCCTTGGCTCGCGGGCATCGTCCTCGGCATCGTCGCATCCATTAAATTGACTCCGTATGCGCTCATCGCCGTGATGCTCTTTTTCGCTTATCGACGGCGCGCAGCCCTCTGGTCGCTGGCCACCACGGCGGTACTGGCGGTCTGGATGTTTATCCGCATTGACATACCGGTTATTTCGGACTGGATTGATCGAATCGACGACATTGGTGCGTCGGTCTTGGTCGGTGGTGCGAATCAGTCGTTGGCGTCGACTTTAGCCACAGATCTGGGCAATCCTGATTTATTAGTAACAGTGGTTCGTGATTATCCGAGTCACGTGAAAACGATTCCACTGTGTATTGCGCTTGGCGTGGTGTTGATGGTCACGGCAGTTGCGTGGTTGAACCCGGTCTACCGGTTTGAGGTTCTAATCACCGGCGCGTGGCTTATTGCAGCCACATTCTCATCGATTCTTTGGACCCACTACATGTTGATGCTGGTCACGCCTGTGTTCGGTTTGGCCGCCATGGCGCGGACCCGATTGACCAGACAGTGGCCGTATATCGGTATTGCGTTGCTAGTGGTCCTGCTGACGTTCCCTGTGACAAACCCGATTGCTGCTACGCCGTATACCGGCGGATTTGTGTACTCGGGGATTACTGCGATGCTCTTGACGCTGGCATTGATGCTCATTATTGGTGGCTGCCACGCGTTTGCGGTACATCGGTACGGCGATGGTGATGCAGGCGAGGTTGGAGCTGGATTGGGCAGTGAATTAGCTGCCGCGGAGACATTGAAATTTCCTCAGCCAGAGCCAATGGTCTTATTCGACTTGAGGAAGCGCTAGATTTAGCGGCTCAGCATAGAGACGATGTCACGGGCAGAC
The sequence above is drawn from the Corynebacterium jeikeium genome and encodes:
- the thiC gene encoding phosphomethylpyrimidine synthase ThiC, producing the protein MAARVSVSAPPKEGEVTTGPIYRSNKHYDEVAFSNDFGEANLRIPVRRINLTDGTHFDAYDTSGIYTEENPELNLKEGLAKTRDSWPKAPAVPAVAGSEEAPKVKTQLAWARAGIVTPEMAFIAAREDVDPEVVREEVAAGRAVIPANHKHPETEPMIIGKRFATKINANIGNSAVTSSISEEVEKMVWATRWGADTIMDLSTGKDIHETREWILRNSPVPVGTVPIYQALEKVKGDPAKLTWEIYRETIIEQCEQGVDYMTVHAGVLLRYVPLAANRVTGIVSRGGSIMAAWCLAHHQESFLYTRFAELCDILAQYDVTFSLGDGLRPGSIADANDEAQLAELRTLGELTKIAKSRGCQVMIEGPGHVPMHKIADNVKWEEEWCEEAPFYTLGPLATDIAPGYDHITSAIGAAIIAQAGTAMLCYVTPKEHLGLPNRDDVKVGVITYKISAHAADLAKGLPRAQERDDALSKARFEFRWHDQFALALDPDTALDYHDETLPAEPAKTAHFCSMCGPKFCSMRISKDVQDYAKEHGLDSVEAIEAGMAEKSQEFADQGSRVYLPITAE
- a CDS encoding HtaA protein, which gives rise to MGRSARRAATAVSLSGAMVLSAFVSPAMADTAKPIVPDNFPNVINPAENFQPQDSQYAESPEVTVTFEDGTPAEGATVHRGDVLIVRGSGFNPSANRGGYPLPIPPGVPNGVYVLYSAFPDSWKPSEGAPSSSRKHPHDNIAWVTPAGTLEAIPNQGVDMRRSIARQATPMTDDGSFEARIVVDPPETPAGDNWGIYVYPAAGSINEAEEIYIPLNYSDAPGKNAPAPSSEDLVISVSALEKVFGALGGGVTAKNGALEPEDGVVSFTRDNDNSDAEGESYRGEVHFTAKFSLVHVVVRNPRIEDGPTGKIITAEVSQGYDVGPDEMERMPIAAVVNSDGDQLITTIGTISQFR
- a CDS encoding DUF2029 domain-containing protein, giving the protein MLVSLLGGLASLLAWNGRTQPDDWASLWVGGLLMDRGLESHLYDADPIDFTAMSGEVWPRLAQEVSAPFTHPFVQNPLFAKALGAISHVMSFETSVAWLLFLSGMAVVVLVAASYHLWFRSTMPWGIAALVTACVFALPTTLNSFWIGQTTPLIVAGVAYGLAASRTRPWLAGIVLGIVASIKLTPYALIAVMLFFAYRRRAALWSLATTAVLAVWMFIRIDIPVISDWIDRIDDIGASVLVGGANQSLASTLATDLGNPDLLVTVVRDYPSHVKTIPLCIALGVVLMVTAVAWLNPVYRFEVLITGAWLIAATFSSILWTHYMLMLVTPVFGLAAMARTRLTRQWPYIGIALLVVLLTFPVTNPIAATPYTGGFVYSGITAMLLTLALMLIIGGCHAFAVHRYGDGDAGEVGAGLGSELAAAETLKFPQPEPMVLFDLRKR